CGAGAACTTCGAGACGCCGCTCATGAAGGCGGCGCGTTCGGGGACGCTCGAGATCGCGCGTCTCCTCCTCGCCCGCGGCGCCGATGTCAACATCCAGGACAACGAGCAGGCGACGGCGCTCGAGGCGGCGATCAGCCGCGACCAGACGGCGATGGTGGCGCTTCTCCTCGAGAAGGGGGCCAATCCGAACACGGTCAACAAGTACATGCAGTCGGCGCTGTCGAACGCCGCAGCTGCCGGCAACCTCGAGGTCACCGAGATGCTGCTCAAGGCGAAAGCGAAACCTGAGCTCCCGGGCCTCGTCCTGACGCCGATGATGTTCGGCGCCTTCGCCGGCAACACCGATCTCATCCGGCTCCTGGTGCGCTACGGCGCCAACGTCAACTACGCCTCGAAGGAGACCGGTCAGAGCGCCCTCACCAGCGCCATCACCGCCGGAAAGCCCGAAGTTGTCTCGGTCCTCATCGAGCTCGGGGCGAACGTCAACCAGAAGGCGCCGGACGGCGACACACCGCTCAAGATGGCCAGGAACGGCGACCAGGACGATGTCGTCGCGATGCTCAAGGCGGCCGGTGCGAAAG
The nucleotide sequence above comes from Thermoanaerobaculia bacterium. Encoded proteins:
- a CDS encoding ankyrin repeat domain-containing protein, translated to MKRSETVRVLCLAAGLAAQSALLQAQIEVIPESELSPGAKFAVAIEDDDLDKVQALLDSGLSADTHIDYGENFETPLMKAARSGTLEIARLLLARGADVNIQDNEQATALEAAISRDQTAMVALLLEKGANPNTVNKYMQSALSNAAAAGNLEVTEMLLKAKAKPELPGLVLTPMMFGAFAGNTDLIRLLVRYGANVNYASKETGQSALTSAITAGKPEVVSVLIELGANVNQKAPDGDTPLKMARNGDQDDVVAMLKAAGAKE